A genomic segment from Branchiostoma floridae strain S238N-H82 chromosome 7, Bfl_VNyyK, whole genome shotgun sequence encodes:
- the LOC118420184 gene encoding uncharacterized protein LOC118420184 → MFERTSAHVQRSQEATFRRSKTVQINKLEKLKTVKLGDSQPNQDQGNIDLSGTQLKKWVRVLSKYKPTPCEMRVLGKGLNFAIAPSDIPVKEIVAATEVACHKLDQEEASLLRNEVVGILQNAKPPKPNLTKDESKAIKSLKENKDIVILPADKGKAVVVMNKTEYVEQCEKLLGDKNTYKVIGPTNPTKTLKGRLQRKLREIKKAGHLDPQVYDKTYPTSDATPRFYATPKIHKDPLKMRPIVSGINSITYHLARHLADLLSPLVGQSTEHIKNSKDLVTKIREVTLDDGEVLTSFDVTALFTSVPGEEVVQMAMKRAEGDPTWKNRTLLTPKEFGDLLLLVVSTTYFQYNNVIYEQTYGMAMGSPLSPVLANLFMEEFERKALDTAPYRPKFWGRYVDDTGVVNQQKHEQELFEHINNQHDSIKFTIEREKDRRLPMLDVMMIRNTDKSITTDVFRKETHTDHYLQWSSNHPVQQKLGVVRTLMHRANTLIEDRTLREAEKEKVRVALRHCGYPEWALKEGDNINKKRVSKDGHSRDKEQSPASYVVLPYLKGVTERLKRAYAKHNVSLFSKPGYTLRNALVRPKDPLGPSEKCGVIYKIACEQCGEVYVGETERSLGERTAEHQKSIDNKDCKSALSQHLLKSRHIVTTKPISDNIMIIDQEPRNAHRKVKEAVHIQLEGAKLNRNDGWELPKSYLPLLRKEAGTCKIL, encoded by the exons ATGTTTGAGCGAACCAGCGCCCATGTACAGAGGTCACAGGAAGCCACCTTCCGACGTTCTAAAACAGTGCAGATCAATAAGCTGGAGAAACTGAAGACCGTGAAACTTGGAGACTCTCAGCCCAACCAGGACCAGGGGAACATCGATTTATCCGGCACACAACTCAAAAAATGGGTAAGAGTCCTGTCAAAATACAAACCCACCCCATGTGAAATGCGTGTTCTAGGAAAAGGTCTTAACTTTGCTATCGCCCCTAGCGATATTCCAGTCAAAGAGATCGTCGCGGCCACTGAGGTAGCCTGCCACAAACTCGATCAGGAAGAAGCATCACTGCTGAGGAACGAGGTGGTAGGAATACTCCAGAATGCCAAGCCTCCCAAGCCTAACCTAACGAAGGATGAGAGCAAGGCCATCAAGTCACTTAAAGAAAACAAGGACATTGTCATCCTTCCAGCAGACAAGGGCAAGGCTGTTGTAGTGATGAATAAGACAGAGTATGTGGAACAGTGTGAAAAATTGTTAGGAGACAAGAACACATACAAGGTTATTGGTCCCACCAACCCCACCAAGACACTCAAGGGAAGGCTGCAGAGAAAACTGAGGGAAATCAAGAAAGCAGGACACCTCGACCCTCAGGTGTATGACAAGACTTACCCCACGTCTGATGCCACACCTAGGTTCTATGCCACACCCAAGATTCACAAGGACCCACTCAAGATGAGACCGATTGTGTCAGGTATAAACTCCATCACTTACCACCTAGCTAGACACCTGGCTGACCTGCTCAGCCCTCTGGTTGGACAATCCACCGAGCACATTAAGAATTCTAAGGACTTAGTCACTAAGATTCGGGAAGTCACCTTAGACGACGGGGAGGTACTCACCTCCTTCGACGTTACGGCACTCTTTACCAGTGTCCCGGGAGAAGAAGTGGTGCAGATGGCCATGAAGAGAGCCGAGGGTGACCCAACCTGGAAGAACCGTACGTTGCTGACCCCTAAGGAGTTCGGCGACCTTCTTCTCCTTGTGGTCAGTACGACTTACTTCCAATACAACAATGTGATATACGAACAGACCTATGGTATGGCAATGGGCTCGCCGTTGTCACCGGTCCTGGCTAACCTATTTATGGAGGAGTTTGAGCGGAAAGCCCTGGACACTGCACCCTACCGGCCAAAGTTTTGGGGGAGGTACGTTGATGACACCGGGGTGGTTAACCAGCAGAAACATGAACAAGAACTCTTTGAACACATCAACAATCAACATGACAGCATAAAGTTTACCATTGAGAGGGAGAAAGACCGCCGCCTCCCTATGCTGGATGTGATGATGATAAGAAACACAGACAAATCCATCACCACAGACGTGTTCCGAAAAGAGACACATACGGACCACTACTTACAGTGGTCTTCCAACCATCCGGTCCAACAGAAGCTAGGTGTAGTGAGGACCCTTATGCACAGAGCCAACACTCTTATAGAAGACCGTACTCTGAGAGAAGCAGAGAAGGAAAAAGTGAGGGTTGCACTCCGACATTGTGGCTACCCAGAATGGGCTCTGAAGGAGGGGGACAACATCAACAAGAAACGAGTCAGCAAGGATGGGCACTCTAGAGACAAAGAACAATCTCCCGCTAGTTACGTCGTACTCCCCTATTTGAAAGGCGTCACTGAGAGACTTAAACGCGCGTATGCCAAGCATAATGTGAGCCTATTCTCCAAACCCGGTTATACTCTCCGCAATGCCCTTGTTCGACCTAAAGACCCTCTTGGACCCAGTGAAAAGTGTGGTGTCATTTACAAGATAGCGTGTGAACAGTGTGGGGAGGTATATGTAGGGGAAACTGAAAGATCGTTAGGTGAACGAACCGCAGAGCATCAGAAGTCCATAGACAACAAGGATTGCAAATCCGCGCTCAGTCAGCACTTACTCAAATCACGCCACATTGTAACGACCAAACCCATCTCTGACAATATTATGATCATTGACCAAGAACCACGCAATGCACATCGGAAGGTTAAAGAAGCAGTACACATTCAATTGGAAGGAGCAAAACTGAACCGGAACGATGGATGGGAACTGCCCAAGTCTTACTTACCTCTACttcgcaaggaggcgggg ACCTGTAAGATCCTTTAG
- the LOC118420185 gene encoding protein mono-ADP-ribosyltransferase PARP14-like: MSKPEDESHEDGWQMKGVSATMATVTTLTCMPSNTEDDKEVSNAHTPKVSKKTAHAPLGANGKEKVASETDLKLDAVKVEFLQKVHKKSFDYICTSNNVVIVVEAEPSSCKVIFRENAPGKGDVGEASQQFLELYQRISDELSKNNILNVLEELPECTIQCLKDALCHAESNERVLVKNCLSDDFKIVFYGSEQDVEQAIATFVRRSRQQTTGPDRGKTADYTSFKRTVSDIEVSVYKGDITQQKADVVVNAANKKLEHMGGVAFAISKAGGKSIQEESRAYVRRHGTLHIGQAVHTGAGNMPCRFVVHTVGPMWDKRGDNGTARLQLREAITNVLYYACDKLQARSIAIPAISAGIYGVPVDVSAEQLMLATQKFVRSPPSNNTLRHIKFVNIEDKVNRVFVRVFSDNLQTVVTEGQSPEVSGYKDCPICLEKTERPKRLHCCGNEFCSDCIEQAFNSKPVCPTCGKQYGALKGSQPRQGRMEVQESPESLPGYPECGLIKIRYLIPNGIQEQCHPNPGRPYQGTDRLAYLPNNKEGRDVLELLKRAFDNRLVFTVGTSASTGRSDVVTWNDIHHKTSIDGSYGYPDPDYLRRVKEELAAKGIRSNQHPIYHIGEVETIDKTSRQNKEDISNLAEPDTLGRSHTYTHDDDIVDEQSKRFISLNL; encoded by the exons ATGTCTAAGCCTGAAGACGAAAGCCATGAGGATGGTTGGCAGATGAAAGGCGTCAGTGCCACTATGGCGACAGTAACCACGTTAACATGTATGCCAAGCAACACGGAAGACGACAAAGAAGTCAGCAACGCACATACCCCAAAAGTGTCAAAAAAGACAGCCCATGCTCCTCTCGGAGCAAATGGTAAGGAAAAAGTAGCAAGCGAAACGGACCTCAAATTAGATGCTGTAAAAGTAGAGTTTCTCCAAAAGGTACACAAAAAGTCATTTGATTACATCTGTACCAGTAACAACGTAGTTATTGTGGTAGAAGCAGAGCCGTCATCATGTAAGGTCATATTTCGGGAAAACGCTCCAGGAAAGGGTGACGTAGGAGAGGCCAGTCAGCAGTTCTTGGAACTGTACCAGCGCATCTCGGACGAACTATCTAAAAACAACATCCTCAACGTACTGGAAGAGCTCCCAGAATGCACAATCCAGTGTCTAAAAGACGCTCTCTGCCATGCCGAATCAAACGAACGTGTCCTCGTCAAGAACTGCCTTAGCGACGATTTCAAAATAGTGTTCTATGGATCTGAACAGGACGTTGAACAAGCTATCGCGACGTTTGTCAGAAGATCACGACAGCAAACTACTGGACCGGACAGAGGCAAGACTGCTGACTACACGTCATTCAAACGAACAGTTAGTGACATTGAAGTAAGTGTTTACAAAGGCGATATTACACAGCAAAAGGCTGATGTTGTGGTCAATGCAGCAAACAAGAAACTAGAACATATGGGAGGCGTGGCCTTCGCCATCAGCAAGGCTGGTGGTAAGAGTATTCAGGAAGAATCCCGCGCATATGTGAGGAGGCACGGTACCTTACATATCGGGCAAGCTGTGCACACAGGAGCCGGTAATATGCCTTGTAGATTCGTCGTTCATACAGTGGGACCTATGTGGGATAAACGCGGAGACAATGGGACAGCAAGGCTACAACTGCGGGAAGCCATTACGAATGTTTTGTACTACGCATGCGACAAACTCCAAGCTAGGTCCATCGCCATTCCTGCCATCAGTGCAG GAATCTATGGAGTACCCGTCGACGTTTCTGCTGAGCAACTCATGCTGGCCACACAAAAGTTTGTCCGGTCTCCACCCTCCAACAACACACTTCGTCACATCAAGTTCGTCAACATCGAGGACAAAGTCAACCGGGTTTTCGTGCGAGTCTTTAGCGACAACCTACAGACGGTTGTTACAGAAGGTCAGTCACCTGAAGTCAGCGGTTACAAAGACTGCCCTATATGTTTGGAAAAAACTGAACGACCAAAAAGGCTCCATTGTTGTGGCAATGAGTTTTGTTCTGATTGTATCGAACAAGCTTTTAACTCCAAACCAGTGTGTCCCACCTGTGGTAAACAATACGGCGCCTTGAAGGGCAGTCAGCCAAGACAGGGTAGGATGGAAGTCCAAGAGAGTCCGGAATCTCTTCCAGGCTACCCTGAGTGTGGACTGATCAAGATTCGCTACCTTATACCGAACGGAATTCAGGAG CAATGTCACCCGAATCCAGGAAGACCGTACCAGGGAACAGATAGACTTGCCTACCTGCCCAACAACAAGGAGGGAAGAGACGTCCTAGAGCTGCTGAAGAGAGCCTTTGACAACCGACTTGTCTTCACCGTGGGGACGTCTGCGTCTACCGGAAGAAGCGACGTCGTGACCTGGAACGATATTCATCATAAAACCAGTATTGACGGCAG CTATGGATACCCGGACCCTGACTACCTCAGACGGGTAAAGGAGGAGCTTGCAGCAAAAGGCATCAGATCAAATCAACATCCTATT